A window of Streptomyces sp. SAI-127 contains these coding sequences:
- a CDS encoding sulfite oxidase, translated as MGHRLADTSTPARLAAPDEGIGRDELALATRNHGLPLEAMRHDLTPPGLHYVLTHYDIPYVPEDAPWQLGVGGRVRRPLTLTPAELRSLPRVTTRVTMECAGNGRALLTPRPVSQPWLVEAVGTAEWTGVPLRLLLAEAGVEADAVDVVCTGADHGVERGVEQDYQRALPLGVATGTEPDVLVVYEMNGAPLPPQHGHPLRLVVPGWYGMAHVKWLREITVTDTPFTGFQQTVAYRLRQHPGDEGEPVTRIAPRALLVPPGFPDFMSRARVVRPGALTLEGRAWSGRAPVTRAEVSTDAGRSWHEAELEPDAGHRWAWRRWRFNWRAEPGEYELSARATDAEGHTQPLEQPWNRGGFANNLVQRVEVLCLDEESGG; from the coding sequence ATGGGCCACCGACTCGCCGACACGAGCACCCCGGCCCGGCTCGCCGCCCCCGACGAGGGCATCGGCCGGGACGAACTGGCGCTCGCCACCCGCAACCACGGTCTGCCGCTCGAGGCGATGCGCCACGACCTCACCCCGCCCGGCCTGCACTACGTCCTCACGCACTACGACATCCCGTACGTCCCCGAGGACGCCCCCTGGCAGCTCGGGGTCGGAGGCAGGGTCCGCCGCCCGCTCACCCTGACCCCGGCCGAGCTGCGTTCCCTGCCGCGGGTCACCACCAGGGTGACGATGGAGTGCGCGGGCAACGGCCGGGCCCTGCTCACGCCCCGCCCGGTCAGCCAGCCCTGGCTGGTCGAGGCCGTCGGCACCGCAGAGTGGACCGGCGTACCGCTGCGGCTGCTGCTCGCCGAGGCCGGAGTGGAGGCCGACGCCGTCGACGTGGTGTGCACCGGCGCCGACCACGGAGTGGAGCGCGGCGTCGAACAGGACTACCAACGGGCCCTGCCCCTCGGCGTGGCCACGGGTACCGAACCCGACGTACTGGTCGTCTACGAGATGAACGGCGCCCCGCTGCCCCCGCAGCACGGCCACCCGCTCCGGCTCGTCGTGCCCGGCTGGTACGGCATGGCCCATGTGAAGTGGCTGCGCGAGATCACCGTCACCGACACGCCGTTCACCGGGTTCCAGCAGACGGTCGCCTACCGGCTCCGGCAGCACCCCGGCGACGAGGGCGAGCCGGTCACCCGGATCGCGCCGCGCGCCCTGCTCGTCCCGCCCGGATTCCCGGACTTCATGTCCCGGGCCCGCGTGGTCCGGCCAGGGGCCCTGACGCTGGAGGGGCGCGCCTGGTCGGGGCGGGCGCCGGTGACCCGGGCCGAGGTCAGCACGGACGCGGGACGGTCCTGGCACGAGGCGGAGCTCGAACCGGACGCCGGTCACCGCTGGGCGTGGCGGCGCTGGCGCTTCAACTGGCGCGCGGAGCCCGGCGAGTACGAACTCAGCGCACGGGCCACCGACGCCGAGGGGCACACCCAGCCACTGGAACAGCCATGGAACCGGGGCGGCTTCGCCAACAACCTCGTACAGCGGGTCGAAGTGCTGTGCCTGGACGAGGAGTCCGGGGGCTGA
- the sthA gene encoding Si-specific NAD(P)(+) transhydrogenase, with product MPDFDMLVIGSGPGGQKAAIAAAKLGHRVAVVDRPDMVGGVSIHTGTIPSKTLREAVLYLTGLTQRDLYGQSYRLKEDITVSDLTARTQHVVGREVDVIRSQLSRNQIALHAGTGRFVDPHTVALREVTGHERLLSAENIVIATGTRPARPDSVEFDGRTIMDSDNVLALERVPRSMVIVGAGVIGMEYASMFAALGSKVTVVEKRAGMLDICDVEVIEALKYHLRDLAVTFRFGETVAAVERHPRGTLTILESGKKIPADAVMYSAGRQGLTDELDLDKAGLTADRRGRITVDEFYRTEVPHIYAVGDVIGFPALAATAMEQGRSAAYHAFGEPVGQMHHLQPIGIYTIPEISFVGRTEDQLTEDSVPFEVGISRYRELARGQIIGDSHGMLKLLVSPGDRTLLGVHCFGTGATELIHIGQTVMGCGGTVDYLVDAVFNYPTLAESYKVAALDATNKLRQIDRIGD from the coding sequence GTGCCCGACTTCGACATGCTCGTCATCGGATCCGGTCCGGGTGGCCAGAAGGCCGCCATCGCCGCGGCCAAGCTGGGCCACCGGGTCGCCGTCGTAGACCGCCCCGACATGGTCGGCGGGGTCTCCATCCACACCGGCACCATCCCCTCCAAGACCCTGCGCGAGGCGGTGCTGTACCTGACCGGCCTCACCCAGCGCGACCTGTACGGACAGAGCTACCGGCTCAAAGAGGACATCACGGTCTCCGATCTCACCGCGCGCACGCAGCACGTGGTCGGCCGCGAGGTCGACGTGATCCGCAGTCAGCTCTCCCGTAACCAGATCGCCCTCCACGCCGGCACCGGCCGCTTCGTCGACCCGCACACCGTCGCCCTGCGCGAGGTCACCGGTCACGAACGCCTGCTCAGCGCGGAGAACATCGTCATCGCCACGGGCACGCGCCCGGCGCGGCCGGACAGTGTCGAGTTCGACGGCCGCACGATCATGGACTCCGACAACGTGCTCGCCCTGGAACGCGTCCCGCGCTCCATGGTCATCGTCGGCGCCGGGGTCATCGGCATGGAGTACGCCTCCATGTTCGCCGCGCTCGGCAGCAAGGTGACGGTCGTCGAGAAGCGGGCCGGGATGCTCGACATCTGCGACGTCGAGGTCATCGAGGCGCTGAAGTACCACCTGCGCGACCTGGCCGTGACGTTCCGCTTCGGTGAGACCGTCGCCGCGGTCGAGCGCCATCCCCGCGGCACGCTGACCATCCTGGAGAGCGGCAAGAAGATACCCGCCGACGCCGTGATGTACTCGGCCGGCCGACAGGGCCTGACCGACGAACTCGACCTGGACAAGGCCGGGTTGACCGCCGACCGGCGCGGCCGGATCACGGTCGACGAGTTCTACCGCACCGAGGTGCCGCACATCTACGCCGTGGGAGACGTGATCGGCTTCCCGGCGCTGGCGGCGACGGCCATGGAACAGGGCAGGTCGGCCGCCTACCACGCCTTCGGTGAGCCGGTCGGACAGATGCACCATCTCCAGCCCATCGGCATCTACACCATCCCGGAGATCAGCTTCGTCGGGCGTACCGAGGACCAACTCACCGAGGACAGCGTGCCCTTCGAGGTCGGCATCTCCCGGTACCGCGAACTCGCCCGCGGCCAGATCATCGGTGACTCCCACGGGATGCTGAAACTGCTGGTCTCCCCGGGGGACCGCACCCTGCTGGGCGTGCACTGCTTCGGCACCGGGGCCACCGAACTGATCCACATCGGGCAGACCGTGATGGGCTGTGGCGGCACGGTCGATTATCTGGTCGACGCGGTGTTCAACTACCCGACCCTCGCGGAGTCCTACAAGGTCGCGGCCCTGGACGCCACGAACAAACTCCGCCAGATCGACCGGATCGGGGACTGA
- a CDS encoding DUF5709 domain-containing protein, producing MGTEPTPAEPPADDAYQPTGTNEEQEDAAPLDLQDAVDERTYDDTLDEGYSPPEKPLGVTRHGTTAAEQHDGESLDERLAQEVPEATAPLGDEIGDLPDGEGEPIDPEAGTDRAGRLVAPDEGAHPTTTKDEVATDVGIDAGAAGAEEAAVHIVEEPSEEP from the coding sequence ATGGGCACCGAACCGACACCCGCCGAGCCGCCGGCCGACGACGCCTACCAGCCCACCGGAACCAACGAGGAGCAGGAGGACGCGGCACCGCTCGACCTTCAGGACGCCGTCGACGAACGGACCTACGACGACACCCTTGACGAGGGCTACTCGCCACCGGAGAAGCCCCTCGGTGTCACCCGGCACGGCACCACCGCAGCCGAACAGCACGACGGGGAGAGCCTCGACGAACGTCTCGCCCAGGAGGTCCCCGAGGCGACCGCGCCGCTCGGCGACGAGATCGGCGACCTGCCCGACGGCGAGGGCGAACCGATCGACCCGGAGGCCGGTACCGACCGCGCCGGACGCCTCGTCGCCCCCGACGAGGGCGCCCACCCCACCACCACGAAGGACGAGGTCGCCACCGACGTGGGCATCGACGCGGGCGCGGCAGGCGCGGAGGAGGCCGCCGTGCACATCGTCGAGGAGCCCTCCGAGGAACCCTGA
- a CDS encoding APC family permease yields the protein MSISRGRGLQANALGTFDTVVMAVAGSAPAYSIAATTAVLVGSVGLASPAALLYCAIPMLGIALAFSYLSRIDVNAGASYSWVGRTLHPFLGFVSGWALVISATIFMVAGSLPAGSMTLALFDQDLADNTALSTLVGAAWFVLMLLVVLGGARLTVRAQLVMSGVELAILALFAVLAFFHTGHARAFDWSWLGFSHFDGMQGFASGALIAAFYYWGWDVTSNLSEETRNSRRTTGLAGLIGVGIVFLLFEVFTIAVNVILTSKQIEENDANVLAVLGEEVWPGWGGKLLIVAVMLSTIATLETTLIQVTRSLFAMGRDRTMPSALGRVHRRWNTPWVAIVVVGAVALMMFIASNALGSVGDILSDAISAIGLQIAVYYGLSGLAVVVAYRKMLLKSPADFLLGGLWPLLGALFMFWIFVESLGELSTAAITIGVGGLAVGLIPMLWYWRRGSDYYRPARLDASRTVEADYVPDDGASGPSLVHEGLPTDF from the coding sequence ATGAGCATCAGCAGGGGCAGAGGGCTGCAGGCCAATGCCCTCGGTACCTTCGACACCGTGGTGATGGCCGTCGCGGGCAGCGCGCCGGCGTACTCGATCGCCGCGACCACCGCGGTCCTGGTCGGCTCGGTGGGCCTGGCCAGTCCGGCGGCTCTGCTGTACTGCGCGATACCCATGCTGGGCATCGCACTCGCGTTCAGCTATCTCAGCCGGATCGACGTCAACGCGGGCGCCAGTTACTCCTGGGTGGGCCGCACGCTCCACCCCTTTCTGGGCTTCGTCAGCGGCTGGGCGCTGGTGATCTCGGCGACCATCTTCATGGTGGCCGGCTCGCTGCCCGCCGGTTCGATGACACTGGCTCTCTTCGACCAGGACCTCGCGGACAACACCGCGCTGTCGACACTCGTGGGCGCGGCCTGGTTCGTGCTGATGCTCCTCGTGGTGCTCGGCGGCGCCCGACTGACCGTGCGCGCCCAGCTCGTCATGTCCGGTGTGGAGCTCGCGATACTGGCCCTGTTCGCGGTGCTGGCGTTCTTCCACACGGGCCACGCGCGCGCCTTCGACTGGTCCTGGCTCGGCTTCAGCCACTTCGACGGCATGCAGGGCTTCGCCTCGGGCGCGCTGATCGCCGCGTTCTACTACTGGGGCTGGGACGTCACCAGCAACCTGAGCGAGGAGACCCGCAACAGCCGCCGCACGACGGGACTCGCGGGGCTCATCGGGGTCGGCATCGTCTTCCTGCTGTTCGAGGTGTTCACCATCGCGGTGAACGTCATCCTCACCTCGAAGCAGATCGAGGAGAACGACGCCAACGTGCTCGCCGTGCTCGGTGAGGAGGTCTGGCCGGGCTGGGGCGGCAAGCTGCTGATCGTCGCGGTGATGCTGTCGACCATCGCCACGCTGGAGACCACGCTGATCCAGGTCACGCGCTCGCTGTTCGCGATGGGCCGGGACCGTACGATGCCGTCCGCGCTGGGCCGGGTGCACCGCCGCTGGAACACGCCGTGGGTGGCGATCGTGGTGGTCGGCGCGGTGGCGCTGATGATGTTCATCGCCTCCAACGCCCTGGGCTCGGTGGGCGACATCCTCTCCGACGCGATCTCGGCGATCGGGCTGCAGATCGCCGTCTACTACGGCCTGAGCGGCCTCGCGGTCGTCGTCGCGTACCGCAAGATGCTGCTGAAGTCCCCGGCCGACTTCCTGCTCGGCGGGCTGTGGCCGTTGCTGGGCGCCCTGTTCATGTTCTGGATATTCGTCGAGTCGCTGGGCGAGCTGAGTACGGCCGCGATCACGATCGGCGTCGGCGGGCTCGCCGTGGGCCTGATCCCGATGCTCTGGTACTGGCGGCGGGGCAGCGACTACTACCGGCCCGCGAGGCTTGACGCGAGCCGTACTGTCGAGGCGGACTACGTTCCCGACGACGGGGCGTCCGGGCCCTCACTCGTCCACGAGGGTCTCCCCACCGACTTCTGA